One Anoplopoma fimbria isolate UVic2021 breed Golden Eagle Sablefish chromosome 2, Afim_UVic_2022, whole genome shotgun sequence DNA window includes the following coding sequences:
- the baz2ba gene encoding bromodomain adjacent to zinc finger domain protein 2B isoform X3 gives MESGERLASPAPTLSAARTSSPAASSSSSSSSSSSPSPAPHSKSSLAPSPSALGSTLSTSGRLFGAAGEQPFIGSTLSSAFPLVNHPAFGAIYTAGAGRPEFGGLGSLGMSAALAAHPQLGALSEWWRAAEAHGRGAAAFLPSFISFPPFFSPHIQPNHSASPVQIRMPSKNSHAPPKGVNGAVNGSGVCPPTTQSGIFSASPAPVHASTKPTKNLDPSNSHRSSPQSNPAELVDKPIHKTKEKKQRKKPADTCVASNSESGTSSDSSSDGSLSSDLEDLAEDDEDDDDDDEDDEEEDKQSELSDSEKRTKKKTKVLIPNTGTTKANRPLSGEPHDKKDTKSHKVSSNPPNLVPFPCSASPPALSQTSPLALHSSRSRTEGPQQHFSVIQSTGLAANSKPLALLSQPRREFSPSSSPIALTTSPKARSSNASPKPPKLLPSSSPQHLPLSLCSSPKPLSVPSPPRSTLPLPTSPKPFGSTSSVRSSQKSSLKPPRRAVPGSAKSNKRKQLEASLAQISEFRLKQTLMSQGQTFPAELKKQQQGPNKSPKRTSLSSSPLPPAPPPPPQNNHSNLFLSSALLGLPEPHHPNGVIQSITQDAPLALITKPRKDSASQGKSPQCDSDAGSMPVNLSTGASRTQATAQAGPQSQPSTTSPHATGHGSRKNKTPKGKAQTPGLGPGQGQGQGQGQGQGQGQIQGQADPLAAWKGFSQNHLVQSLVDLFRGGEPGIGIPGVSIPGVGIPGMGIPGTCNPTAGLPANKESDDSGDDDDDEDDDLEEEEEEDEEDSDDSLSESDSNSDSDVSGKKVKELKLLPSGTSKKEMTPRRLTKGPELLNTSTNHTATSCSPLNLQVIKTPTIVTSSSALAYHSSPGSSSYSLASPLGLGKRKRVMDEKELMIPLELGWRRETRIKSVAGRSQGEVAYYAPCGKKLRQYPDVMKYLSRNGISGITRDNFSFSAKIRVGDFYEAREGPQGLQWSLLKEEEVIPHILAMEGRRGRPSSSDRQSAGEGGKGSRRRKGRPPNVGDPLVPEGPSPSEVKLLRKLEAQEIARQATQMKLMRKLEKQALARAAKEARKQQAIMAAEERRKQKEQIKILKQQEKIKRIQQIRMEKEVRAQQILEAKRKKKEEVANAKIMEAEKRIKEKELRRQQAEILKHQELERHRLDMVWERERRRQHVMLMKAVEARKKAEERERLRQEKRDEKRLNKERKLEQRRIELEIARELKKPNEDMCLSDHKPLPEFSRIPGLILPGRAVSDCLMLMQFLRGFGKVLGLDLNLDVPTLGMLQEGLLNVGDSMGQVQDLLVKLLSLAVCDPGLPPGQRTKTMLGDHLTNVGINRDNVSEVLQMYMGAHCANTELAPLALSLKTKAFQAHTPSQKASILGFLANELACSRAVISEIDKSLDQMANMRKDKIIMEGKLKKLRTIHAKRTGRREASMGVEENQSIGTPSSAAKRKRKLGGDSDDDDEEDDDSDDQAEDEDDEEEEEIKKVKKVETYDEDEVDQATSLEELEKQIEKLAKQHHQTRRKLFEISHSLRSMMYGQDRYRRRYWVLPHCGGVFIEAMESGEAPEELEEERQRRRRVAEEVKVKEEPQEIELQKEKPTNLDGQSIRMRGFEDEKEEDKEHEGKKNALFYQQPGCGTKLCTFRDVNKDVGKETTMAEDKESPHVRQNGTSPLGTPVATTTGTSSSPTRNTSEPAVATTPSMVTTNDTTSIPPPASTSLSVPCLPAPRESPGNTPPTSSPAPSPYLSFQANDQLLRVLTERSGHWFSLLPRNPCDLTSITTPPPGAPRVSPQASSTPARPRSPPQSPALPLTPSAASASASPHHPAGLLNYPLSALQVKSGASLQGVSFGSWPCGLISPSLPLCSSPNPMLGHSLEGNTAASVSSKSESPLPCIEKTSSMPSPALEMPKSLDHAAPRPIPEEMLTGWWRVSDIVELRALVGSLHSRGMREKGLQRQMQKYTEIIPQVCTKHKDVAMIELRELEESQVSVESVRGWCVEEQAMEMDIAVLQQVEELERKVTAASLQVKRPDVLSQGWTFPDPQSEREDLVYYEHKPPTKSTPGTANAGDKDSKEHPEERGEKGGVMRHLDNPLDIAVTRLADLERNIERRYLRSPLGTTIQIRLDNVGTVTVPAPAPSTSADREGEEEVAHGMKVWRRALTEVRSAAQLAMCIQQLQKSIAWERSIMKVYCQMCRKGDNEDLLLLCDGCDKGCHTYCHKPKITSIPEGDWYCPACISKASGPSPKNKKPPSKPVASSGGGAKKGGEGKKNGKQAGNGEVTEDDPASASSTPKKGAKDTSRKRKPDESSPALPAANQESPVCVKRAKTARDNNRDLGLCRVLLAELERHQDAWPFLTPVNLKSVPGYRKVIKKPMDFSTIREKLVSSQYQNLETFIIDVNLVFDNCEKFNEDNSDIGRAGHNMRKFFEKRWTELLKQTN, from the exons ATGGAGTCTGGAGAGCGGCTGGCCTCCCCTGCGCCCACCCTGTCTGCTGCTCGCACCTCCTCCCCTGcggcctcttcctcctcctcctcctcttcgtcctcttcACCATCCCCTGCTCCCCACTCTAAGAGCAGCCTGGCCCCGAGCCCCTCAGCACTGGGATCCACCCTCAGCACCTCTG GCCGTCTGTTTGGGGCAGCAGGAGAGCAGCCCTTTATTGGCTCAACATTGTCAAGTGCCTTCCCTCTGGTCAACCACCCAGCCTTCGGAGCCATCTACACTGCCGGAGCAGGCAGGCCCGAGTTTGGAGGCCTGGGTTCCCTGGGCATGTCAGCTGCTCTGGCTGCCCACCCCCAGCTAGGAGCTCTCTCTG AGTGGTGGCGAGCTGCTGAAGCCCACGGACGGGGAGCTGCTGCCTTTCTCCCCTCTTTCATCAGCTTCCCTCCCTTCTTCAGCCCTCACATTCAGCCCAACCACAGCGCCAGTCCCGTTCAGATCAGGATGCCCAGCAAGAACAGCCATGCCCCACCTAAAG GGGTGAATGGGGCAGTAAACGGCAGCGGGGTCTGTCCTCCCACCACACAATCAGGGATCTTTTCTGCCAGTCCGGCTCCTGTCCACGCATCAACTAAGCCCACCAAAAATTTAGATCCTTCTAACAGTCACCGTAGCAGCCCTCAGAGCAATCCAGCAGAGTTGGTGGACAAGCCCATCCACAAAACTAAAGAGAAG AAGCAACGGAAGAAGCCAGCAGACACTTGTGTGGCAAGCAACAGTGAGTCAGGCACTTCCTCGGACAGCTCAAGTGACGGCTCCCTCAGCAGTGATCTGGAAGACCTGGCAGAGGATGACGAAGACGACGATGATGACGACGAGGATgacgaagaggaggacaagCAGAGTGAATTATCAGACTCTGAGAAGCggacaaagaagaaaacaaag GTTTTGATACCAAACACTGGAACTACAAAGGCTAACAGACCACTCTCTGGGGAACCCCATGACAAGAAAGACACCAAGTCCCACAAGGTCTCCTCCAACCCCCCAAACCTTGTGCCCTTCCCCTGCTCTGCCTCCCCTCCTGCCTTGTCCCAAACCTCGCCGCTGGCCCTGCACAGCTCCAGGTCCCGGACAGAGGGGCCACAGCAGCACTTCAGTGTGATCCAGTCCACAGGCCTGGCTGCCAACTCAAAGCCCCTGGCACTCCTCTCTCAGCCCCGCCGGGAGTTCTCACCGTCTTCCTCCCCCATAGCCCTCACCACATCTCCAAAGGCCCGCTCCAGCAATGCCTCTCCCAAACCTCCCAAActgctgccctcctcctccccccagcacctgcccctctccctctgctcctcccctAAGCCTCTCTCTGTGCCCTCTCCACCCCGCTCGACTCTCCCGCTGCCTACCTCCCCAAAACCCTTTGGTTCGACCTCATCTGTGAGAAGCTCCCAGAAGTCCTCTCTGAAGCCACCTAGGCGCGCTGTTCCTGGCTCTGCCAAATCCAACAAAAGGAAACAGCTGGAAGCTTCTCTTGCGCAGATCAGTGAGTTCAGGCTTAAACAG ACTCTAATGTCCCAAGGGCAGACATTCCCAGCTGAGCTAAAGAAGCAGCAGCAAGGTCCAAACAAGTCTCCCAAGAGGACGTCTCTGTCTTCATCGCCGCTGCCACCcgctccgcctcctccaccccagaACAATCACTCCAACCTCTTCCTCTCGAGTGCCCTGCTGGGGCTCCCCGAACCCCATCACCCCAATGGAGTCATCCAAAGCATCACTCAGGACGCACCTTTGGCCCTCATCACCAAACCTCGCAAGGACTCTGCCTCTCAAGGCAAGTCCCCTCAGTGCGACTCCGATGCGGGGTCGATGCCTGTCAATCTGAGCACAGGGGCGAGCAGGACCCAAGCAACTGCCCAGGCTGGGCCTCAGTCACAGCCCTCCACTACCTCACCCCATGCCACAGGCCATGGATCTAGAAAGAACAAGACCCCCAAGGGTAAGGCACAGACACCAGGGCTGGGACCGGGACAGGGACAGGGACAGGGACAGGGACAGGGTCAGGGACAGGGACAGATACAGGGTCAGGCAGACCCTTTAGCTGCCTGGAAAGGCTTCTCTCAGAACCATCTGGTACAATCTCTAGTAGATTTGTTTCGTGGAGGAGAGCCCGGGATCGGGATTCCTGGAGTGAGTATCCCTGGAGTGGGAATTCCCGGAATGGGGATCCCTGGGACATGTAACCCCACAGCCGGTCTCCCGGCTAACAAGGAATCTGACGACTCGGgggatgacgatgatgatgaggatgacgaccttgaggaggaggaggaggaggatgaagaggactCAGATGATAGTCTGTCAG AGTCTGACAGCAACTCAGACAGTGATGTCTCCGGGAAGAAAGTGAAGGAGTTAAAGCTGCTGCCGTCTGGGACATCCAAAAAGGAGATGACTCCTCGCAGGCTAACCAAAGGCCCAGAACTACTGAACACCTCAACCAATCACACCGCCACCAGCTGCTCCCCTCTCAACCTACAGGTCATCAAGACTCCCACCATTGTCACCAGCTCCAGTGCCTTGGCCTATCACAGCTCCCCAGGCTCTTCCTCCTACAGCCTAGCCTCTCCATTAG GCttagggaagaggaagagggtgaTGGATGAGAAAGAGTTGATGATACCTCTGGAGTTGGG GTGGCGGAGAGAAACCAGAATCAAATCAGTGGCTGGGCGGTCACAGGGCGAGGTGGCGTACTACGCCCCCTGTGGCAAGAAACTAAGACAGTACCCAGATGTGATGAAG TATCTATCCAGAAATGGAATAAGTGGCATCACGCGCGATAATTTTAGCTTCAGTGCAAAGATAAGGGTTGGTGACTTCTATGAAGCCAGAGAAGGACCCCAG GGTTTACAGTGGAGCCTGTTGAAGGAAGAGGAGGTAATTCCACACATTTTGGCGATGGAAGGTCGTCGGGGTCGTCCCTCTAGTTCAGACCGCCAGTCAGCGGGTGAAGGTGGCAAAGGCTCCCGCCGGAGGAAGGGCCGGCCCCCTAATGTGGGCGATCCGCTGGTGCCCGAGGGCCCCAGTCCCAGTGAGGTCAAACTCCTGCGCAAACTAGAGGCTCAAG AAATAGCCCGACAGGCCACCCAGATGAAACTGATGAGAAAACTGGAAAAGCAGGCACTGGCGCGTGCAGCCAAAGAAGCTCGGAAACAGCAAG CTATCATGGCAGCGGAGGAGAGGCGGAAGCAGAAAGAGCAGATCAAGATCCTCAAGCAGCAG GAAAAGATCAAGCGTATTCAGCAGATTCGGATGGAGAAGGAAGTCAGGGCGCAGCAAATTTTGGAG GCCAAACggaaaaagaaggaagaagtGGCCAATGCCAAAATAATGGAGGCTGAAAAGCGGATAAAg GAGAAAGAGTTGAGGAGGCAGCAGGCGGAGATCCTCAAACACCAG GAGTTGGAGAGGCATAGACTAGATATGGTATGg gagagggagaggaggaggcaacATGTAATGCTGATGAAGGCGGTTGAGGCTCGCAAGAAAGCAGAG GAGCGTGAGCGCTTGCGGCAGGAGAAAAGGGATGAGAAGCGCCTGAATAAAGAGCGTAAACTGGAGCAACGGAGGATAGAGCTGGAGATAGCCAGGGAGCTGAAGAAGCCAAATGAAGACATGTGTCTGTCTGATCACAAG CCTCTCCCTGAGTTCTCCCGGATTCCTGGACTCATCCTGCCAGGACGCGCTGTGTCCGACTGCCTGATGCTGATGCAGTTCCTGCGAGGCTTCGGGAAGGTGTTGGGCCTTGATTTGAATTTGGATGTGCCCACCCTGGGCATGCTGCAGGAGGGCTTGCTCAATGTGGGGGACAGCATGGGCCAAGTCCAGGACCTTCTGGTCAAACTGCTTTCTTTGGCAGTGTGTGATCCCGGTTTGCCACCTGGACAAAGG ACTAAAACCATGCTGGGGGACCACCTGACCAATGTTGGAATCAACAGGGATAATGTGTCTGAGGTGCTACAGATGTACATGGGAGCCCATTGTGCCAATACAGAGCTGGCCCCTCTGGCCCTCAGTCTGAAGACCAAGGCCTTCCAGGCCCACACGCCTTCCCAGAAGGCCTCAATCCTGGGCTTCCTGGCTAATGAGCTGGCCTGCAGCAGAGCTGTTATCAG TGAGATTGACAAGAGCCTGGATCAGATGGCAAACATGAGAAAGGACAAGATCATTATGGAGGGAAAACTGAAGAA GCTGAGGACCATTCATGCCAAACGCACCGGGAGGAGGGAAGCCAGCATGGGTGTTGAAGAGAACCAGTCCATCGGCACTCCGTCCTCTGCCGCCAAACGCAAGAGGAAACTGGGCGGAGACAGCGACGATGACGATGAAGAGGATGACGACAGCGATGACCAGGCAGAGGACGAGgacgatgaggaggaagaagaaataaagaaggtTAAAAAGGTGGAGACATATGatgag GATGAAGTTGACCAAGCCACCagtctggaggagctggagaagcagATAGAGAAATTAGCCAAG CAACATCATCAGACCAGAAGAAAGCTGTTTGAAATATCCCATTCTCTGCGCTCCATGATGTACGGCCAGGACCGTTACCGCCGCCGGTACTGGGTACTTCCCCACTGTGGAGGGGTCTTCATTGAAGCCATGGAGAGTGGAGAAG CTCCAGAGGAACTGGAGGAGgagcgacagaggaggaggagagtggcAGAGGAGGTCAAGGTGAAGGAGGAACCTCAGGAGATCGAGTTGCAGAAGGAGAAACCCACCAACCTCGATGGGCAGAGCATTCGAATGCGAGGCTTTGAGGACGAgaaagaggaggacaaagagcaCGAGGGGAAGAAAAACGCCCTCTTTTACCAGCAGCCAGGCTGTGGAACCAAACTGTGCACATTCCGCGACGTCAACAAGGACGTCGGCAAAGAAACGACGATGGCAGAGGACAAGGAGAGTCCCCACGTGAGACAAAACGGCACCAGCCCCTTGGGCACTCCTGTTGCCACAACCACAGGAACATCATCCTCCCCCACTCGCAATACCTCTGAGCCAGCAGTAGCAACAACCCCCTCCATGGTGACCACTAATGACACTACAAGCATCCCTCCCCCGGCCTCAACCTCTTTATCTGTCCCGTGCCTGCCAGCCCCACGGGAAAGCCCAGGGAACACTCCTCCGACCTCCTCCCCGGCTCCATCCCCGTACCTCTCATTCCAAGCCAACGACCAGCTGCTCAGAGTCCTGACGGAGAGGAGCGGACACTGGTTCAGTCTGCTCCCTCGCAACCCCTGTGACCTCACTTCCATCACCACGCCTCCTCCAGGAGCGCCTCGTGTGTCTCCCCAGGCGTCCTCCACCCCAGCCAGGCCCAGATCCCCACCTCAGTCCCCTGCCCTGCCTCTCACCCCTTCTGCTGCCTCAGCGTCCGCCAGCCCGCATCACCCAGCTGGCCTCCTCAACTACCCACTATCAGCCCTGCAG gTGAAGTCAGGGGCCTCATTGCAAGGAGTTTCTTTCGGAAGCTGGCCCTGTGGCTTGATAAGTCCCAGCCTGCCTCTGTGCAGCAGCCCCAATCCCATGCTAGGTCACTCTCTGGAGGGCAACACAGCAGCAAGTGTCTCCAGCAAGAGTGAATCACCTTTGCCTTGCATCGAGAAAACCTCATCCATGCCCTCTCCTGCCCTGGAGATGCCCAAATCCCTGGACCACGCCGCACCTCGGCCTATTCCAGAGG AGATGCTGACAGGGTGGTGGCGGGTGTCTGACATCGTGGAGCTGAGGGCTTTAGTCGGTTCTCTTCACAGCCGGGGCATGAGAGAGAAAGGCCTCCAGAGGCAAATGCAGAAATACACAGAGATCATCCCCCAGGTTTGCACCAAACACAAAGACG TGGCCATGATTGAGCTGCGTGAGCTGGAGGAAAGCCAGGTCAGTGTGGAGTCCGTGCGGGGCTGGTGTGTCGAGGAGCAGGCCATGGAGATGGACATTGCCGTGCTGCAGCAGGtagaggagctggagaggaaggTCACCGCCGCCAGCCTGCAGGTCAAG AGGCCTGATGTCCTCTCCCAGGGCTGGACATTTCCAGACCCTCAATCTGAGCGAGAGGACCTGGTGTATTACGAGCACAAGCCCCCCACCAAATCAACGCCAGGGACCGCCAACGCCGGAGACAAGGACTCCAAGGAGCACCCGGAGGAGCGGGGGGAGAAGGGCGGGGTGATGCGTCACCTGGACAACCCGCTGGACATAGCAGTGACACGTCTGGCCGATCTGGAGCGCAACATCGAGAGAAGGTACCTGAGGAGCCCCTTAGGTACCACCATTCAGATCAGGCTGGATAATGTGGGTACGGTCACTGTCCCTGCTCCTGCCCCATCCACTAGTGCTGACAGGGAAGG CGAGGAGGAGGTGGCCCATGGTATGAAGGTGTGGAGGAGGGCTCTGACTGAAGTGCGTAGCGCTGCCCAGTTGGCCATGTGTATCCAGCAACTACAGAAGTCCATCGCCTGGGAGAGGTCCATCATGAAAGTG tactGTCAGATGTGCAGGAAGGGAGATAACGAGGACCTCCTCCTGCTGTGTGACGGCTGTGACAAAGGCTGCCACACTTACTGTCACAAACCCAAGATCACCAGTATCCCAGAGGGAGACTGGTACTGCCCGGCCTGCATTTCCAAG GCAAGTGGCCCTTctcccaaaaacaaaaaacctccAAGCAAACCAGTAGCATCCAGCGGAGGAGGTGCTAAAAAAGGTGGAGAGGGGAAGAAGAACGGGAAGCAGGCAGGTAACGGAGAAGTCACGGAGGACGACCCGGCCAGCGCCAGCAGCACGCCCAAGAAAGGAGCAAAAGACACCAGCAGGAAGAGGAAACCAGATGAGAGCTCACCTGCTCTgccagcagccaatcaggagaGCCCTGTGTGTGTCAAGAGAGCCAAGACGGCTAGAGACAACAACAGGGACCTGGGATTATGCAG GGTGCTCCTTGCTGAGTTGGAGCGGCATCAGGATGCATGGCCTTTTCTCACACCCGTCAACCTGAAATCAGTCCCCGGCTACAGGAAGGTCATCAAGAAACCGATGGACTTCTCCACCATACGTGAGAAGCTTGTGAGCAGCCA GTATCAAAACCTTGAGACCTTTATCATTGATGTCAACTTGGTCTTTGATAACTGCGAGAAATTCAATGAAGACAATTCAGACATTGGTCGAGCTGGTCATAACATGAGGAAGTTCTTTGAGAAGCGCTGGACTGAGcttctgaaacaaacaaactaa